DNA from Sorex araneus isolate mSorAra2 chromosome 6, mSorAra2.pri, whole genome shotgun sequence:
gggtcacacctggtgatgctcggggcttattcctggctctgcactcaggaatttctcctggcaggttcagaggaccatttgggatgacagaggtcaagcccgggtcagccacatgcaaggcaaatgccctactcgctgtactatcttaTCGTTCTGGCCCCCATcttttgatttaaaaacaaaattttagggggctggagcaatagcacagagaataggacgtttgccttgcacatgaccgacccgggttagattcccagcatcccatatggtcccccgagcaccgccaggagtaattcctgagtgcagaaccaggagtaacccctgtgcattgctgggtgtgacccaaaaaggaaaagaaaaagaaaatttcaaatacacAGAAAAACTGAAGTAATATGGTACCATTTAGattgcactgtcatagcactgtcgtcccattgttcattgatttgctcaagcgggcaccagtaacgtctccattgtgagacttgttgctactgtttttggcatatcgaatatgccacaggtagcttactgggctctctgagaggaacggaggaatcgaacccgggttagcctcgtggaaggcaaacgccctaccgctgtgctagcaACAATTGTTAATATTTTGCTATATTTGCCTTCTCTTCTGGATCacctgtttacacacacacacacacactttttatgAGCCTCTTGACACTAATAAATCCTCAGCAAATAATTCCCTAGAGACCTCCCCTTAAATATGATGTCATTGTCATGCCCCAGACAAGGAAAAATCAGCCCACAATATCTACCCTAATACAGGTTAGACTGAATTTTCCCCTAGTTGTCcacattcttttctttatatagattaaaaaaaatccagtctCCAGTCAGACACTGCATGTTTAGCCTTTCAATCTACAGAAGTTCTGCTTTCCTTTCTTAGTttgcccccaaaataagaaacccacacccagtggtgctgaggggctatGCTCAGGAGGCACCCCTCGCAACGCCTGGGATTAAACtgaggtgggctgcatgcaagaccagcacctttcctgttgtactacctctccaggccTCCTGCTTTTTACAATGTATTTATGGGACCagcgcaatagtacagctgggagggcgcatgccttgcacacggccgacccaagttcgatccccagcatcccatacgtcctctgagcactgccaggaataattcctgagtgcagggtcaggagtaacccctaagcatcaccaggtgtgaccccaaaagaaaagccaTTGGCTGTAGTAAAGAGGCTGTTTGCTGCACTGTGGGACGtcctccccaaccctccccactgACCCCATTGACCCAGATGTTGCTGCCTCGAGTCCTCTCTAGACAGCGAGTGTCTCTCTCCAGTGTCCCATCCTGTCGCTGGCACCCCCCTTTCCCCGCCCCATACAGAGTAGCTGCCCAGGACTTTCCTGTCCCTGGAGATGGGCTTGCAGTCGCAGCCCCTCCCACCATCAGGAGCTTGGGGCTCTGCAGCGGCCAGCTGTGCCCTCCTGTCCAGGGGCagcgggcggggcagggggaagcTGGCATGGAGCGAACAGTTCACAGTGGCACCTAAGATGATGAGCATTGCGAGAGCACTGTGAGCTCAGAGCCGACTGCTTCCCGGGGGTCCCTGGGCTGCTGAGAGCCgaggccggggcggggtgggaggctgaaAGCTGTGGGCTGTCTTACAGGAAGTACCCCTCTCGGCTGCTACAAGAAGCTCATTGAGTACTACAAGAACGGAGATCTCTCTTTCAAGTATGTGAAGACCTTCAACATGGACGAGTATGTGGGTGAGTCTCTCGCGGTGAGGGGGCGGGTCTGCCCCAGTCAGGAGGCGACACGGTGCCCAGCAGCCTCCGTGATTCTTGACTCAGCATCCGTCGGTGCCCCCGACAGTCTCCTTCCAGGCTTCGCTTTACTCTGTAGAGCAGGATGAGTAAAGATGAATaaagctcaggatcactcctggctagatttggggaccatatgggatgctgaggatcgaatccaggtcagccccgtgcaaggcaagtgccctacccactgtagaaGTGTTCTGGCctatctaggattttttttttttttttttttagttttctggttctggttcacacctggtgatgctcaggggctactcctggctctgcactcaggaatctctcctggctcaggagaccatatgggatgccagggatcgaacccagatcagctccATGCGAGTCAagcgccttacctgttgtacaatCATTCTTGCCCCTCTGTTGTCATCTTGATGACACTTTAGAAGTGTCATTAAAAAGgagttcagggctggagtgatagcacagtgggtagggcgtttgccttgcactcagccgacccaggttcaaatcccagcatcccatatggtccccagagcaccgccaggggtgattcctgagtgcatgagccaggagtgacccctgtgcattgctaggtgtgaccaaaaaagcataaataaataaataaataaataaataaataaataaataaataaataaataaataaataaataggagttCGCTTTAAGTGCTCCCTTTTTGAAAGAGCTGGTACATACGCGTAACTGCACATACTGCAGTGGCCTTTTCACTTGTGCAGTTCAGAAGCACATTCACAACCAGCCTCTGGGACTTCATCCTGTAAAACTGAGACCCTCCCCGGTGGACACCCGTGCCCCCCATCTGTGCTTCCTGCCCCCTGCCACCTTGGTGTGCTCTGAGTGGCACCCACTGGCCACCTACAGCTGAGACTTCTCGTCACCGACTTGTTTCCCTTAACATCATGTCCTCCAGGGCCCGTCGGTCGGGGCACACCCGCATTTCCTCAGCTTTCCCTCTGACCGTTTCTGGGAGGAACTCTTCTTCCTCTTGGCTAACCTAAAACCCCCTTTTGGAAAGCCGGGAGGTCATACGCTGCAACCAGTTTGGGGTTCAGGCtgacggggtgggtggggggcacggcGAGGGGGGTGCTTCTTCCCAGACGGGCCCAGCCCCATCTGCAGGTGACTAGGCCGCCTCTAGGGGCCCCTGGCCTGCAGCCGCTGGCCACAGGGTCAGGTGGTGGTCACGGCAGTGACCGTCCCCACACTCGGCCTGTCCTCAGTGGTTGGGGTCAAAAGGCTGCCGCCCATGTCCCCGAGGAGAGAGCCCGGGGGCGTGGGGGCGCCCTGGCCCAGCCCAGGCTTAGTGGTGCTCGCACACGCCCCGCAGGCCTCCCCCGAGACCACGAGGAGAGTTACCACTCCTTCATGTGGAACAACTTCTTCAAGCACATCGACATCCAGCCGGAAAACACCCACATCCTGGACGGGAACGCGGCCGACCTGCAGGCCGAGTGCGACGCCTTCGAAGAGAAGATCCGGGCGGCGGGCGGGATCGAGCTGTTCGTTGGAGGTgagtgcgggcgggcgggcggcaccggcctggggaggggggtgcgggaACGGGCCTGGGGCGGGTCTGCCAAGCACCCGCTGTTCCGGCTCAGCTATGCCTCCTGCACCGAGGCCCGTTTCCGTCAACTGGGAGATGCTGATTGGCATCTGGAAACCCGGTGCGCTGTCCTCAATTTTGACAGCTCAGTGGTGGCACTTTGCGTCAGCACTGAGCAGTCACAGACACCTGTAGCGCCGGCAGACGCCACACTCAGCCACTGGACACTGCAGACAGGCAGCTGCAGCCCAGAGAAATTTTGCGACTCGACTAAGGCCAGCAGGCCAGGGCCAGTGGCGACATGCGGGGGAGGGTGGAAGGCCCGagtgccccctcctgccctggggcGCCCCCTGACAGTTCCCATCAGTCACTCATGGGCCTGTGGAGTCTGACAGCTACGTGTCCCAGAGAAGTCACAATATAATGATCTGGGAGGACCACAGCTACGTGGATTAAGCCTTATGTGTGCTTTATGTTTGTTtggtggtaggggtgggggggacgcaTTCAGGAGGACCCTGTGGTACGGGGCTCAAAGCCAGGGCTCCAGCGAACGCTTTAATTCTTTTGCATCctccccctgagccccctgccTCGCCGGAGGAGAGGGTAAGTGCACCTGTTAAACAGTGGAGCTGGAGAACGCTCACGTGCATAGGATGAACTTCGCCAGGGGGTGAGGAAGGGAACCTGTGGGCAGGGGCTGACGGCACCggcttccccctcctccctcaggcatCGGCCCCGATGGACACATTGCCTTCAATGAGCCGGGCTCCAGTCTGGTGTCGCGGACCCGAGTGAAGACTCTCGCCATGGACACCATCCTGGCCAACGCCAGGTTCTTCAAGGGAGACCTCACCCAGGTGCCCACCATGGCCCTGACGGTGGGCGTGGGCACCGTCATGGACGCCAGGGAGGTAAGGACACTTGGGGCCCAGGCCTGCcgaggggaggggctggccagGCTGTTCTGTGGAACTCGACAGAGCGACTCGTGTTACAGACGAAGGTGTCATCAGTTGGGTTGAAACCCCAAGTGACCATGCCTCGGTCCCTCCTTCCTGTTGGACTTTATCGGTGGCCCTCACCGTGCCCATTCAGGCTTCTCACGGTGAGCAGAGCTCAGTGCTGCCCGGCAGAGGGGACTGTCCCCGCAGGGAACGGGCAGGGCCAGCCGCTTCCCCATCTACACTGGCTGCCCTGGGCCCAGGGACTCAGAAATGTAcagaagagtttttttttgttttttttttttttgctattttgggtcacacctggcgatgcacaggggttactcctggctctgcactcaggaattacccctggcggtgctcaggggaccttatgggatgctgggaatcgaacctgggttagcctgggtcagcctggtgcaaggcaagcgccctacccac
Protein-coding regions in this window:
- the GNPDA1 gene encoding glucosamine-6-phosphate isomerase 1; the protein is MKLIILDHYSQASEWAAKYIRNRIIQFNPGPDKYFTLGLPTGSTPLGCYKKLIEYYKNGDLSFKYVKTFNMDEYVGLPRDHEESYHSFMWNNFFKHIDIQPENTHILDGNAADLQAECDAFEEKIRAAGGIELFVGGIGPDGHIAFNEPGSSLVSRTRVKTLAMDTILANARFFKGDLTQVPTMALTVGVGTVMDAREVMILITGAHKAFALYKAIEEGVSHMWTVSAFQQHPRTVFVCDEEATLELRVKTVKYFKGLMLVHNKLVDPLYSIKEKDTEKNQPKKPYSD